In Gemmatimonadales bacterium, the following are encoded in one genomic region:
- the rpsL gene encoding 30S ribosomal protein S12 has protein sequence MPTINQLIRHGRKDVEAKDKAPALKSNPQKRGVCTRVYTTTPKKPNSALRKVARVRLTNGFEVTAYIPGEGHNLQEHSIVLIRGGRVKDLPGVRYHIVRGTLDSAGVNDRRQGRSKYGAKRPKAAGAGK, from the coding sequence ATGCCAACCATCAATCAGCTCATCCGGCACGGCCGGAAAGACGTGGAAGCGAAGGACAAGGCCCCGGCCTTGAAATCGAACCCGCAGAAGCGGGGGGTGTGCACGCGCGTGTACACCACGACCCCGAAAAAGCCCAACTCGGCGCTGCGCAAGGTGGCGCGGGTGCGGCTCACCAACGGGTTCGAGGTCACGGCGTACATTCCCGGCGAGGGGCACAACCTTCAGGAGCACTCGATCGTGCTCATCCGCGGTGGTCGCGTGAAGGATCTTCCCGGCGTGCGCTACCACATCGTGCGCGGCACGCTCGACTCCGCCGGGGTGAACGATCGCCGGCAGGGTCGCTCCAAGTACGGCGCCAAGCGGCCGAAGGCGGCGGGAGCCGGCAAGTGA